In Eremothecium gossypii ATCC 10895 chromosome IV, complete sequence, the genomic stretch CGTATCGGGCAAGGAGACGTCAATTGAGGCCGGCGGATCGACTAGGAGTGTGCAACGGTAGCAGCTTCAGCAGCAAGAGCGAGAGCAGCGAACCTGGAGGCATGTACGGAGCCAGGGCGGGAAACGAGAACAGCGGGGCCGGCGCGGCAGGCAGCAGGGCCGGCCGGCGCGGtagcggcggcagcggtGGGCCGCGAGTGGCGTTGGGCGACGTGACGGCGCAGGTGAACAACCGGGGGCcgcgggcgggcggcaaGGACGCGCGGGCGGGCAAGCCGCAGGGTGACGCGGCTGTGCAGGGCGGCGAGAATGTGGAGGAGACGGTGCGGGCGGTGGGGCCGGTGTGGGatgcggcggcggaggcggcggtggcggcagcggcggcggagtACGGCGGGGCGCCGGACCCGGCGGACGAGGACACGTGGGACGCGGTGATGGTGGCGGAGTACGCGCCGGAGATCTTCGCGTACTTGCGCGGGCTGGAGGTGCGGTTTgcgccggcggcggacTACATGCGCGGGCAGCCGGAGTTGCGGTGGGAGTACCGCGCGACGTTGGTGGACTGGCTCGTGCAGGTGCACTGCCGGTTCCAGCTCCTGCCGGAGACGTTGTACCTCACGGTCAACATCATCGACCGCTTTCTCAGCCGGAAGACGGTGACGCTCAACCGCTTCCAGTTggtgggcgcggcggcgctcTTCATCGCGAGCAAGTACGAGGAGATCAACTGCCCGACGCTGCGGGAGTTGCTGTACATGTTGGACAATGCATACACGGCGGACGAGGTGTTGAAGGCCGAGCGGTACATGATCGACACGTTGGAGTTTGAGTTTGGCTGGCCGGGGCCGATGTCGTTTCTCCGGCGCGTGAGCAAGGCCGACAACTACGAGTACGACATACGAACCTTGGCGAAGTACTTGTTGGAGACCACCATCATGGATCCGCGTCTTGTCGCGGCACCGCCCAGCTGGCTCGCGGCGGGCGCATACTACCTCAGCAGGATCATCATCGGGTACAACACGTGGACGCGCCAGCACGTCTTCTACTCGGGGTACACGGCGGAGCAGCTCGTGTCGCTCGCGACCGTGATACTCGAGAACTGCAGGCACGCGGAGACGCGCCACCAGGCCATCTTCGAGAAGTACTCCAAGAGCCGCCATCGCCGCTCCGCCCAGGTGGTTGCTCGGTGGATCGCGATGGCGGAGGAGAACCTCCAGCCGGCTTAATGCATCGGGCCAGCCGGATAGGGCTGGCGTGCTGTGGGAATAGGATATGAAACTAATAAGCATGTGTTTGGCGAAACAAGAGCCGCCCAAACAAGTATAGGAACCTGCCTCATCTGCAAAGGTTGTAATGATATCAAATTTTATTCTTGGTCCACATATGTAGTCATCATTTAATATTATATATAGGGTAAATTTTGAACTAACAAGGCATTAAATGATAGGACCCCAGCATTAAGCTCCAAGGCGGCACGCCTGCCAGTGCCTGCCGGCCACCCAATAACTCCGCAGGCAAGGCACAGCCGCTGGGCCGCGCTGGCGGCTGCCTGGCTAGCGCTAGGCATGCGCTACCTATACACGGGTGTACGACCGCATCTGATGGGACAGTAAAGATAGATATATGGCAATACAGCCGGATAGCATTGCTGGACTGACGCCGCGCTATATGTGAAATGATGAGACGTTTGCCATCGGCACCGACGGCGGGTCTACTAGCTTCTAAACTTGACCGACTTAGTGACGTTCTTCCTGATACCTGTCTGCTCACCCTCGTATGCACCATTTTGGCCACCGGAGTAGACGGCACGCACGGATTTGAGTTTCTTCTGCGCCTTCTCGAACTTCTTTCTCTTCTTAACACGCGAGTTTCTGTTGTCCTTTTTACGTTTGGGCGTCAGACCCTTGTTCTTCAGAATCTGGTAGTTGATGGCACGTTTGCCATGCTCGTCAACCTCTTCGGCCAGCTCGCTTAGCTTGCCTTCCCTGACCGCTCTCAGAGCATCCTTGTGGGCCTTCATCCGCGTTTCCTTCTTCGCAACTCTGCTGGCGCTCACCTGTGCATAGTAGTCGTCTACAGCCTCAGCATTAACGGACTGGGCAGTGCGTTCGTCATCCGAGTTGAACTCGTCATTCTGGAGGTCGGCGCCATTTTTGTCATGCACCCCGCGCTTTCTGGCTTCTTCcagcaggcgctgctgtCTCTCAAACAACCTTTCCTTGTACGGTATGTCGTCGTCACCCTTGAACTTCTCCGTCTTGTTTGCCTTCTGGTCGATCTTAGAGGTGTAGAAACGCAGGGTCTTTCTACGTTTCTGCTTTTCCTGCGCATCGACTTCTGTTATCTCAGATTCCGCAAAGTCGTCGGCATCTTGTGTCGCAGCCTTCTTGTGTGATTTCTTGATACGCGGTTTGCTTACGTCGATATCCAGCTCCTCTTGAACATCAGAGTCTCCCTCTGCGCTCTCAGCGGACATGTCTTGCTCTTGTTCGTCGCCAGATTCCTCCATAGGTGCTTCATATTCATATACACTGTTTGGCTCCTCCTCGTCTTCCGACACCTGCTCCTCGCCCTCTGGCACCACGGCATCTGCCGGAAGCTCCTTAGCCTGCCGCCACATTTCTCTGCTCATTAAAATGCTCTCCATGATAGGGTGGTCCTTCATGGTGCTGAAGTCCTCATTGGTCTTCAGTTCATGTAAGAAGATCGCAAAATAGGATGCTATGGTGCCCAAATATGAAGACAGTGCCATGATCCTCAGCCTGTTGACTTCTGTTTGATCATCCTCCTTCAAGAGCTCTAATTCGGCGTTACGCTTCTCGAAGTCCTTGCATAGCGGGTAGAACTCAGGAAACGAAGTATTGAGAAAACTCTCCTTGCCCTCTATGCTCATGTTCAGCACGTCCGCCACGGAGACGGAGGTCTGCTGCGTGGATGCTTGGAACTCGCCAATGTCAAAGGCCTTGGCCTCCTTCACCCAGTCTTGCTCTATCTCATCTTCTAGGAAGTCGCCCATGTTCAATTCCTCTAGGTGCTTCCGCTGTTGCTGCAGGGCTTCCTTCTCAATCTCCCGCGCCGCATCTTCGTCGTCAAGATCGTCCGCACCATAGTAGTCGTTCTTTGTCGAGCCCCATGCTGCCTCATTATCCAGCATGTCACCCTGTTCCGCTTCCTCTATGTCGGCGTCAAGCCGTCTGCCAAACACCCTCTTGTATGCTTCCTCGCCGTCTAGCGCTGAATCTTCGTCGCTAGAGTCGTCCGTCATTGCCATGACTTCATCCTCCTGCTCATCTGGCACGTCTGAATCATCACTGTCGGAGCGCCCGTCCAGCCCGGCTTCCTCCAGCATCACCTTCTCGCGCTTGGCGGCGAAGTCATCTACCTCATTCGCGCCATACGGGTCCTCGGACGATACGCCTTTTGCAGAATTGCGAGTCTTCATAGTAGAGGCTTAAAATAAAGGTTCAGGTTGGCCTCTAATGATCCCGCTAGTTCCTCGAGTACCTTCAATACCTGCGTATTTCGTTGAGATGAGCTGCGAACAATTTTTCAGCTTCCCTGGGGGACGTGCTCGAGCGTTTCTTTTTATCCAAAAAATTTTCAACTGAAATCTTCAGTTCCTGAAAGTGTGCTCATCACCAGAAAGAAGCTCAGCTGTTAGTCAGGACAGCTGCACCTCCAGCTTATATCCAGCCACAATG encodes the following:
- a CDS encoding cyclin family protein (Syntenic homolog of Saccharomyces cerevisiae YLR210W (CLB4) and YDL155W (CLB3)), which encodes MYGARAGNENSGAGAAGSRAGRRGSGGSGGPRVALGDVTAQVNNRGPRAGGKDARAGKPQGDAAVQGGENVEETVRAVGPVWDAAAEAAVAAAAAEYGGAPDPADEDTWDAVMVAEYAPEIFAYLRGLEVRFAPAADYMRGQPELRWEYRATLVDWLVQVHCRFQLLPETLYLTVNIIDRFLSRKTVTLNRFQLVGAAALFIASKYEEINCPTLRELLYMLDNAYTADEVLKAERYMIDTLEFEFGWPGPMSFLRRVSKADNYEYDIRTLAKYLLETTIMDPRLVAAPPSWLAAGAYYLSRIIIGYNTWTRQHVFYSGYTAEQLVSLATVILENCRHAETRHQAIFEKYSKSRHRRSAQVVARWIAMAEENLQPA
- the SAS10 gene encoding rRNA-processing protein SAS10 (Syntenic homolog of Saccharomyces cerevisiae YDL153C (SAS10)), translated to MKTRNSAKGVSSEDPYGANEVDDFAAKREKVMLEEAGLDGRSDSDDSDVPDEQEDEVMAMTDDSSDEDSALDGEEAYKRVFGRRLDADIEEAEQGDMLDNEAAWGSTKNDYYGADDLDDEDAAREIEKEALQQQRKHLEELNMGDFLEDEIEQDWVKEAKAFDIGEFQASTQQTSVSVADVLNMSIEGKESFLNTSFPEFYPLCKDFEKRNAELELLKEDDQTEVNRLRIMALSSYLGTIASYFAIFLHELKTNEDFSTMKDHPIMESILMSREMWRQAKELPADAVVPEGEEQVSEDEEEPNSVYEYEAPMEESGDEQEQDMSAESAEGDSDVQEELDIDVSKPRIKKSHKKAATQDADDFAESEITEVDAQEKQKRRKTLRFYTSKIDQKANKTEKFKGDDDIPYKERLFERQQRLLEEARKRGVHDKNGADLQNDEFNSDDERTAQSVNAEAVDDYYAQVSASRVAKKETRMKAHKDALRAVREGKLSELAEEVDEHGKRAINYQILKNKGLTPKRKKDNRNSRVKKRKKFEKAQKKLKSVRAVYSGGQNGAYEGEQTGIRKNVTKSVKFRS